Within the Streptomyces sp. R41 genome, the region AGGGTTCGTGTGGGTGCGATTCCGGCCGTCAGCAGCAGCGGAACCCCTGGCGCGGGTCCTCCTCCTGACGGTCCGTGCGTGCTCGTTCGAAGTCCCGGCGCGAGGGTATGGGCGCGTCCGGGTGGTCCTTGCGGATATGCGCGACATAGCGGTCGTACGTGGATTCGTCCGTCAACTCGCGTATGTACCAACGGATTCCGCTAGCTGCCCGGTGCAGCGCCGATCGCATCTCGCACCTCCTGCCTCTCCCGCTGGGTGGGGATCAGTCCGGCCGGGGCTACGATCTTCGACTCGACGTACGGCGTCTCGCTCAGCGTGGAGAGGGCCGGGCGGCGTATGTGGCGGACACACACCCGGGCCGCGTCCACGATGACGACGACGATGAGCACGGCCAGGACGGCCGAAAGAACGCCGTCCACCGTGGAGTTGGTGACCACGGTGTGCATGTCGTCCATGCTCTTGGCGGGCGGCAGGACCTTTCCGGCGTCGATGCCGTCCTGGTAGACACTGCGCTGCTTGAAGAACCCGACGCGTGGATCGCTGGAGAACACCTTCTGGTAGCTGGCCGTGAGTGTCACCGTGGCGTCCCAGACGAGTGGGATGCCGGTGATCCAGGCCCACTTGAGGCGTCCGGACTTCACCAGAAGGGTCGTGCAGACGGCGAGGGCGACGGCCGCGAGCAACTGGTTCGAGATGCCGAAGATCGGGAAGAGCTGGTTGATGCCGCCGAGGGGTTCGTGGACGCCGACCCAGAGGAAGTAGCCCCACAGACCGCACACGAGGGCGCTGGTGGCGATCAGGCCGGGCTTCCAGCTCACGTTCTTGAAGGGGCGGTAGACGTTGCCCAGCATGTCCTGGAGCATGAACCGGCCCACGCGCGTGCCCGCGTCCAGCGCCGTCAGGATGAACAGCGCCTCGAACATGATCGCGAAGTGGTACCAGAAGGCGCGCAGGCTTCCGCCGGTGACCTTCGAGAAGATCTCGGAGACGCCGACGGCGAGCGTGGGCGCGCCGCCGGTGCGGGAGAGCAGGCTCTGTTCCTCGACCTGGTGCGCGGCTTTCGCGAGGTCCGCCGGGGAGATGGTGTACCCGAAGTTCGCGACCGCGTGCGACGCCGATTCGACGGTGGTGCCGATGACGCCCGCGGGCGCGTTCATCGCGAAGTACAGGCCCGGGTCGATGATGCACGCGGCGACCAGGGCCATGATCGCGACCGACGACTCCATCAGCATGGAGCCGTATCCGATCATCCGGACCTGCGTCTCCTTCTGGATCATCTTGGGTGTGGTGCCCGATGAGATGAGTGAGTGGAAGCCGGAGAGCGCGCCGCAGGCGATGGTGATGAAGACGAACGGGAAGAGTGAGCCCGCGAAGACCGGGCCGTCGCCCCGCTTGGCGAAGTCCGTGACCGCGTCCATCTTCAGCGTCGGCAGCGCGATGACGACGCCGAGCGCGAGCAGCGCGATAGTGCCGATCTTCATGAAGGTGGAGAGGTAGTCGCGGGGGGCGAGAAGCATCCAGACCGGCAGGATCGAGGCGATGAAGCCGTACGCCACCAGCCAGATGACCAGCGTGGAGGGGGCGAGGGTGAAGGTGTCGGCCCAGGAGGACTCGGCGACCCAGCGGCCCGCGACGAGGGCGAGCAGCAGGAGCGCCACACCGATCAGCGAGACCTCGGTGACGCGTCCCGGGCGCAGGACGCGCAGGTAGAAGCCCATCAGCAGGGCGATCGGGATCGTCATTCCGATGGAGAACGTCCCCCAGGGGGAGGCGGCGAGCGCGTTCACGATCACCAGCGCGAGCACCCCGAGCAGGATGATCATGATGGCGAAGGCGGCGAGCAGCGCTGCCGCCCCGCCGAACGGGCCGATCTCCTCGCGGGCCATCTGCCCGAGCGACCGCCCGTCCCGGCGCGTGGAGAAGAACAGGACCACCATGTCCTGGACCGCGCCCGCGAAGATCACTCCGGCGATGATCCAGATGGTGCCGGGCAGATAGCCCATCTGCGCGGCCAGCACCGGGCCGACCAGCGGGCCCGCGCCCGCGATCGCGGCGAAGTGGTGGCCGAGCAGCACGCGCCGGTCCGTCGGATGGAAGTCGATGCCGTTGTTCAGCCGCTCCGCCGGGGTGGCCCGTGTCCCGTCGACCTTGAGCACCTTGTGCGCGATGAACTTCGCGTAGAAGCGATAAGCGATGGCGTAGGAGCCGAGCGCGGCGGCGACCATCCAGGCGGCCGACACGTTCTCGCCCCGGGCGAGCGCGAGCACGGACCAGCCCGCGGCGCCCACCAGCGCGACGAGGGTCCAGATGACGATGGTTCGAGGCTTGGCGGTACGCACCGTTCGTCCTCCCGTCCATGCGGTGACGGGAGGAACGTAGAGCAGGAAGGTGAGTCGCGCTACACCACGTGCCTACCTCAAGTGGCTTATTTCCGCGGGCGCCCGAGCCTCGATACCCGCGGGTGCTTGAGCCGCATTGCTCCTGCCGGTGCTTGAGCCTCGATTGCTCCTGCAGTCCTTGAGCCTCGGATTACTCCTGCGGGCGCTTCAGGCGTGCCACGAACTTGTACCGGTCGCCCCGGTACACCGAGCGCACCCACTCCACCGGCTCGCCCTGCTTGTCCAGCGAGTGCCGGGAGAGCATCAGCATGGGCAGGCCGACGTCGGTGCCGAGCAGTCCGGCCTCGCGCGGGGTGGCCAGCGATGTCTCGATGGTCTCCTCGGCCTCGGCGAGATGGACGTCGTACACCTCGGCGAGCGCGGTGTAGAGGGAGGTGTACTTGACGAGTGACCTGCGCAGGGCGGGGAAGCGCTTCGCGGACAGGTGGGTCGTCTCGATCGCCATCGGTTCGCCGCTCGCCAGGCGCAGGCGCTCGATGCGCAGCACCCGGCCGCCGGCCGAGATGTCGAGCAGCCCGGCGAGGGTCTCGTCGGCGGTGATGTAGCCGATGTCCAGCAGCTGCGAGGTGGGTTCGAGGCCCTGGGCGCGCATGTCCTCGGTGTACGAGGTGAGTTGCAGCGCCTGGGAGACCTTGGGCTTGGCCACGAAGGTGCCCTTGCCCTGGATGCGTTCGAGGCGGCCCTCGACGACCAGCTCCTGAAGGGCCTGCCGCACGGTCGTGCGCGAGGTGTCGAACTCGGCGGCGAGGGTGCGCTCGGGCGGTACCGGCGTGCCGGGCGGCAGTGTCTCCGTCATGTCGAGCAGGTGCTTCTTCAGGCGGTAGTACTTGGGCACGCGCGCGGTACGGATGGGGGCCCCACCCTCGTTCTCCGCACTGCTGACGTCGGCGCTCATGCTCTGCCTTCCCGGCTCCGGATGCCGAAACGGCCGACATCCCCATCGGCCACGGCTCACATCGTGGCACGGCTTCATGTGCGAGTGTCCCCTCGCACGCTCCGTGATCCCCTCTATATACCGTCGGCGTACCTGTTGGTCTAGTCCACCGCGCTGAACTGGTCCACCCGTGAGCGCGCGAACAGCGCCGTTAATTATGTCGGTTACCTACTTAAAGGTCCCTGCATATGTAGGTCGGATAACGGACGGTCAGAGGGGTCGCGAACTCCTTGACACCCCTCTAGGTCTAGGCCAAGCTCCCCGTACTGGTCTACACCATTGGTCCAGTCCCGGCCCCACGGGCGGTACACCTCATATGTAACCGCGGGGAGCCAGGGGGGTTTGTGGCATCCCTGAGGAGGGTGGCGTGAAGCGCAAGCTGATAGCCGCGATCGGTATCGCGGGAATGATGGTCTCCATCGCGGCGTGCGGGGGCGACGACGGCGACAGCGGCAAGAAGACGGGTGCCGACGGCTTCAAGGGGCAGACCCTGACCGTCTGGGCCATGGACGGCTCGACGCCTCCCGGCTGGACCAAGGACCTGACGGCGGCCTTCGAGAAGAAGACCGGCGCCAAGCTGAAGTTCCAGACCCAGCAGTGGAACGGCATCCAGCAGAAGATCACCACCGCCCTCTCCGAGGACAACCCGCCGGACGTCATCGAGGTCGGCAACACCCAGACCCCCGCCTACGCGGCCACCGGCGGTCTCGCGGACCTGACGGACCTCAAGTCGGAGATCGGCGCCGACTGGACCGAGGCCCTCAACAAGTCCTCGGTCTACGACGGCAAGCAGTACGCGGCCCCGTGGTACTTCGCCAACCGCGTCGTCATCTACAACAAGAAGGTCTGGGCGGACGCCGGCATCAAGGACACCCCGAAGACCCGGGACGAGTTCTTCAAGGACCTTCAGGCCATCGACAAGAAGACCGACGCCGAGCCGATCTACCTGCCCGGCCAGAACTGGTACTTCTTCGACGGCCTGACCATCGGCCAGGGCGCCGACCTGGTGAAGAAGGACGGCGACAAGTACGTCTCCAACCTCGCCGACCCGAAGGTCGGCAAGGCCATGGAGATCTACAAGGAGTACCAGTCCTACTCCAAGGCCCCCAAGGACAAGGACGAGGCGACCCCGCAGCAGGCCGAGGTCTTCGCCAAGGGCAAGACCGGCGCCTTCATCGGCATGGGC harbors:
- a CDS encoding YbdD/YjiX family protein, which produces MRSALHRAASGIRWYIRELTDESTYDRYVAHIRKDHPDAPIPSRRDFERARTDRQEEDPRQGFRCC
- a CDS encoding carbon starvation CstA family protein, with product MRTAKPRTIVIWTLVALVGAAGWSVLALARGENVSAAWMVAAALGSYAIAYRFYAKFIAHKVLKVDGTRATPAERLNNGIDFHPTDRRVLLGHHFAAIAGAGPLVGPVLAAQMGYLPGTIWIIAGVIFAGAVQDMVVLFFSTRRDGRSLGQMAREEIGPFGGAAALLAAFAIMIILLGVLALVIVNALAASPWGTFSIGMTIPIALLMGFYLRVLRPGRVTEVSLIGVALLLLALVAGRWVAESSWADTFTLAPSTLVIWLVAYGFIASILPVWMLLAPRDYLSTFMKIGTIALLALGVVIALPTLKMDAVTDFAKRGDGPVFAGSLFPFVFITIACGALSGFHSLISSGTTPKMIQKETQVRMIGYGSMLMESSVAIMALVAACIIDPGLYFAMNAPAGVIGTTVESASHAVANFGYTISPADLAKAAHQVEEQSLLSRTGGAPTLAVGVSEIFSKVTGGSLRAFWYHFAIMFEALFILTALDAGTRVGRFMLQDMLGNVYRPFKNVSWKPGLIATSALVCGLWGYFLWVGVHEPLGGINQLFPIFGISNQLLAAVALAVCTTLLVKSGRLKWAWITGIPLVWDATVTLTASYQKVFSSDPRVGFFKQRSVYQDGIDAGKVLPPAKSMDDMHTVVTNSTVDGVLSAVLAVLIVVVIVDAARVCVRHIRRPALSTLSETPYVESKIVAPAGLIPTQRERQEVRDAIGAAPGS
- a CDS encoding GntR family transcriptional regulator translates to MSADVSSAENEGGAPIRTARVPKYYRLKKHLLDMTETLPPGTPVPPERTLAAEFDTSRTTVRQALQELVVEGRLERIQGKGTFVAKPKVSQALQLTSYTEDMRAQGLEPTSQLLDIGYITADETLAGLLDISAGGRVLRIERLRLASGEPMAIETTHLSAKRFPALRRSLVKYTSLYTALAEVYDVHLAEAEETIETSLATPREAGLLGTDVGLPMLMLSRHSLDKQGEPVEWVRSVYRGDRYKFVARLKRPQE
- a CDS encoding extracellular solute-binding protein; the encoded protein is MKRKLIAAIGIAGMMVSIAACGGDDGDSGKKTGADGFKGQTLTVWAMDGSTPPGWTKDLTAAFEKKTGAKLKFQTQQWNGIQQKITTALSEDNPPDVIEVGNTQTPAYAATGGLADLTDLKSEIGADWTEALNKSSVYDGKQYAAPWYFANRVVIYNKKVWADAGIKDTPKTRDEFFKDLQAIDKKTDAEPIYLPGQNWYFFDGLTIGQGADLVKKDGDKYVSNLADPKVGKAMEIYKEYQSYSKAPKDKDEATPQQAEVFAKGKTGAFIGMGWEAGTAIAANKAIEKNIGYFTIPGETADKPEGVFLGGSNFAVAAGSKKQELAKEFLKLALSDKFEGALAKENGVIPNKESLQTNLSANPAAVAAAPAAAGGGTTPLIPEWAAVENAPNPIKTYMTAVLNGKSPADAAKQVEAEINKRLSQTS